The Sandaracinus amylolyticus genomic interval GTGTACTCGGCGGGCGCCCTGCTCTACCGGATGCTCACCGGGCGCGCGCCCTACGGCTCGGCGGACGCGAGCGTCACGCTGGTGAAGCTGCTCGAGGAGTCGCCGGAGCGCGCGCGCACGATCGAGCCCGCGATCCCCGAGGGCGTCGAGGCCGTGATCGAGCGCGCGATGGCGCGCGATCCCGAGGCGCGCTTCGCGACGATCGACGAGATGGAGCACGCGATCGCGGTGTTCGATGCGGGCGGCACCAGCACGGTGATCACCGACGACGCGCGCCCGGTGAGCGCGTCCCGCGCGAAGTCGATCAACCGTCGCGCGAAGTGGGCGCGGCCGCTCGCGATCGGCGGCGCGCTGACCGCGTCGCTCGGCGCGGCGCTCGGCGTGGGCACGTTCCTCGCGCTGCTCGTCGACGGCCTGCGCGAGGGCGTGTCGATCCACGACGCGGAGCTCGTGCTGGTCCTGCTCGGGGCGGTCGTCGCGCTCGCGGCGGCGCTCGCGGGGAGCGTTCGCGCGCTGCGCGGCGCGTGGCGCAGCGGCCCCGCGATCGAAGCTGTGGGCACGCGCGCGTGGACCGCGCTCGGCGCGGGCGTCTTCACGTTCGGCGCGATGGAGATCACGTCGCGCGTGTGGTCGGTCGTCGCGCTGCTGCGGCCCGGTCACTGGGATCCGCTGTGGTCCGCGGCGCGCGTGGTGATCGCGCTCGGCGTGGGCGCGGTGGTCGCGGTGATGGCGCGGAAGCGCGCGTGAGCGAGCGGATCTTCGTCTCCGAGGATCCGAGCGCGGCGTCGCCTCCGCCGAGCGAGAGCGCACCCTACTCCGCGTGGGCGCCCTCGCTCGCGCTGCGCGCGCACGTGACGCGCATCCACCTCTGCCTCGAGCCGATCGCGGCAGGCGAGGAGATCGTCGAACGCGTGCTGCCCGACGGCACGGTGCACCTCGCGTTCACGCTGGGCGATCCGGTGCCGGGGCCGCGCGGTGACGATGCGCTCGACGCGGAGGTGCACGGCGCGAGCACCGCGCCCGTGATCATCCGGATGGCGGGGCGCGTCGAGCAGGTGGGCGTGCACCTGCGCGCGGGCGCGATCGGCCACGTGCTCGGCGTGCCCGCGGGTGAGCTCGCAGGCGAGCGCGTGTCGCTCGACGCGCTGTGGGGACGCGCGGCCGACGAAGCGCGCGAGCGGCTCGCTGCGGTGCCGCACGGACGCGCGCGGGTCGCGGTGATGGAGGCGATCCTCGGCGAGCGATTGCGCGGCGTGGATGCGAGCCCGCATCGCGCGGCGCTCGCGGCGTTGCAGCGCATCGTGGAGCACGGCGGTCGAGAGAAGGTGCGCGACGTCGCGGCGCACGTCGGCGTCGGCGAGCGGCGGCTCGAGCAGCTCTTCCACCAGCACGTCGGGCTCTCGCCGAAGGCCGCGTGTCGGCTCGCCAGGTTCCGCGCGGCGCTCGCGCTGATTCGACGAGGGCACGCGTGGTCCGACGTGGTGATCGCGTGCGGCTACGTCGATCAGTCGCACCTCGTGCACGACGTCCGCGCGTTCACGGGCCTCACGCCGGGCGCGCTGCGCCGCGAGTTCGGGTTTCTCCAATCCGCGGCCGGCGCGTGATCGTACGAGCACGTCCATGACGAACGAGAAGGTGCTCCGGGGTCGGGTGGCGATCGTGACGGGCGGGAGCCGCGGCGCAGGGCGCGGCATCGCGCTGGAGCTGGGCGCGGCGGGCGCGACGGTCTACGTGACCGGTCGGAGCACGCGCGAGTCCGTGCCCGACGTGTACCGCGGCATCGTCGAGCTGAGCGGCATGTCGCGCATGCCGGGCTCGGTCGAGGAGACCGCGGACGACGTCACGCGCGAGGGCGGGCGCGGCATCGCGGTGCGCTGCGATCATCGCGACGTGGACGACGTGCGCGCGCTCTTCGCGCGTGTGATGCGCGAGCAGGGACGGCTCGATCTCCTCGTGAACAACGCGTGGGGCGGGCACGAGACGTTCACGAAGGAGTCGCTCTCCGCGCCGTTCTGGGAGCAGCCGCTCGCGCACTGGAACGGGATGTTCGACGGCGGTCTGCGCTGTCACGTGATCGCGAGCCACGTCGCAGCGCCGATCTTCCTCGAGCAGAAGCGCGGCCTGATCGTCACCACGACGTTCTGGGATCGCGATCGGTACCTGCGCGGCAACCTCTTCTACGACCTCGCGAAGGCGTCGTTCAATCGGCTCGCGTTCGATCTCGCGGAGGAGCTGCGCCCGCACGGCGTCGCCTCGGTCGCGGTGTCGCCGGGATGGATGCGCACCGAGCTCGTGCTCGCGGGGCACCACACGACCGAGGAGCGATGGCGCGAGCGCCCGGAGCTCGCGTCGACGGAGTCGCCGCGTTACCTGGGACGCGGGGTCGCGGCGCTCGCGGCGGACGACGACGTGATGCGGAAGAGCGGGCGCGTGCTGTGCGTCGGCGATCTCGCGCGCGAGTACGGCTTCACCGACGTCGACGGTCGCGTGATCCCGCCCTTCGAGATCAAGTGAGCTCGGGGAGCGGGCCCTCGTGCACCGCGTGCTCGCTCCCGAAGTGCGCGTCCTCGCCGCCGAACGCGTGGAGGATCGACGTGAAGAGGTTGTGCGTCGACTCGCGCGACGTGTACTCGAGCGCGCCGGGCGCGGTGTCGTAGTCGATGTTGCGCCCGGTGCGGAAGTATCCGCCCGCGCTCCCCGCGAGGAGGATCGGCACGTTGTACGCGACGTGGACCGCGCCGTTCGAGAACTCGCTCGTGCAGAGCACGAGGCTGTTGTCGAGCAGCGTCGCGTCGCCCTCGAGGAACGTCGGATCGTCGAGGCCTTCGAGCAGATCGCGCACGAGGCTCATGCGCCAGCGACGGTTGGCGAGCATCTCCGAGACCCACTGGTCGTGCTGCCCCGCCGAGGGTCCGTCGGGGCCGATCTCGCGCGCGTAGTGGTGCAGCGAGTGGCCGATCTCGTAGCCCCAGTCGGTCCCGCCGACCCACGGCGTGATGATGTCGGCGATCTCGAGGTTCGCGACGTTCGTGAGGCCGCAGCGCAGCGCCGCGACGATGATGCGCACGTGCAGCGGGCCGATCACGTCGGCGCGCGTCGCTTCCGCGATCTCGTCGGGCGGCGCGCACATCGGCGGGGTCTCGAGCGCGTCGAGCTCGCGCTCCAGCGCGCGGAGGTGCTCGAGGTGCGCGTCGATCGCGGCGCGATCGCTCGCGGTCACGCGCGTGCGGAAGCGCGCGAGCTGATCGAGCGCTCCGTCGAGCACGCTGCGGCGGCGACGGATGCGGCGGAGGAGCGCGGGATCGGGCTCGCCGTCGCCGGTGACGCCCTCGAAGATCGAGTCGAACGCGGCGCGCGGATCGGGCTCGCCGTGGACGCGCTCGCCGGCGGCGCGGAAGTACGGCGATCCGTACTGATGGCCCGAGACGTCGAGGTGGATGCGCGAGAAGCGCGCGGGCTGCATCGCGGCGAGGCGCTCGGCGAGGACGTGATCGATCGAAGGACCGAGCGAGCTCGCCTCGTCGCCGGGGTTCGTGATGCTCGCGGCCGTGAGCGCCGTGACGTTCGCGGTGCCGTGCCCGCCGTCGGCGTACTGGCTCTGGAGGATGCCCGCGCGGTTGTCGATGCCCTGGAGCACGAGGAGCTTCGACGCCCACGGCGCGAGGTCCTGGTGGATCGGGCCGAGCTCGAGCGCTTCGCTCGTGCTCGCGGGCGCCCAGTAGTCGAGCCCGTGGCCCTCGCCGCGTCCGTCGGCGCGCCAGCCGCCGTCTCCGTTGGGCCAGCCGCGGTACATGTTCGAGATCGTCCCGCCGTGCTCGAACACGGTGAGGAAGCGCTTCGGCGCGTCGCCCTGCGCGAACGCGCGACCGTGCGTGTGCTCGAGCAGCGGGAGCGAGATGATCGCGCCGCCGAGCCCGACGAGGAACGCGCGACGGCCCGAGTGAAGACGATGGCTCACGGGGTCACCTCTCCGACGTTCACGTAGCGGAACGCGTCGCTCTCGACGATCGCGAGCACGAGCTCGCGCATGCTGCCGGACTCGCGGAAGCGCTCGGAAATGCGCTCCATCGAGCAGGTGTCGAGGCGCGCGGGCACACGACCGAGCGCGCGCTCGAGCCATCGATTCGAGAAGCACGCACGCGCCCGTGCGCTCGTCGCGATGCGCGTGCTGAGCTCGACCGCGTCGCGCACCGCGCCGTCCACGTCGGTGCCCGCGACGACGCCGCTCGCGTCGAGCGGCAGGCCCGTCGTGAGCTCTTCCGTTCGATGGCGCCCGATGCCGTCGTAGTGCTCGAACGCGAAGCCGACCGGGTTGATCAGCGAGTGGCAGCTCGAGCAGGTGCCGCTCGTGGTGCGCGCGGTCACGTCCTGTCGCACCGTGCGCAGGCCGTCGCCGTCGTCGCCGCCGTCGACGACGACGTCGCTCGCGTTCGGCGGCGGCGTGCCGAGCTCGACGCAGAACACCTCTTCGACGACGAACACGCCGCGGCGGATCGGCGACTGCACCGTCGCGCTCGAGAACACGGTGAGGAACGCGGCGCGCGTGAGCAGACCGGCGCGCTGCGTCGGGTCGAGCTCGACCCACTGCCAGTCGTCCGCCGAGGTCGGTCCGTCGACGCCGTAGACCGCGGCGAGCGGGCCGTTCACGTACGCGCGGCGCGTGGTGAGCAGATCCTCGAAGCTGCCGCCGCGCGCGAAGGTGTCGCGCACGAGCGCCTCGAGCTCGGTGCGCATCGCGGCCTGGAGCTCCGCGTCGTACTCGGGGTAGAGCGTCTCGTCCTTCGACGTCGACTCGAGCGCGTGGTGCAGGCGACCGCCGCCGAGCTGGAGCCACTCCCAGAAGAACGACTGCAGCGTCTCTTCGGCGCGCGGATCGTCGAGCAGTCGCTCGGCCTGCGCGCGCAGCCCCGCGGCGTCGAGCGATCCATCGCGCGCCGCGCCGAGGAGCGTGTCGTCGGGCGTCGTGTTCCACAGGAAGTACGAGAGCCGCGACGCCACCTCGTACTGCGAGAGCGGGCGGGTCGCGTCGGTCGCACCGGGCGCGCCGTGCTCCTCGAAGTACACGACCTCGGGCGACTGCAGGATCACCTCGAGCACGATCTCCATCGCCTCGCCGAACGTCAGATCGTTCGCGAGCGCGTTGCGATACGCATCCAGCAGCGCCGAGCGATCGTCGTCGTCGAGCGGACGGCGGAACGCACGGGCGCCGAACGTGTCGATGAATTCCGACGCGCACGCGTCGTTCGCCGCGCCGCTCGTGTCGCACGGGAAGATCTCGCGCGACCAGCTCGAGCGACGCGCGATCGCGAGCTCGGCCGCGTCGCGCAGCTGTCGCACACCGCGCTCCGTGATCACCGGCGCCTCGTCGTCGACGTTCGGCGTGTAGCCGGGATCGCCGAGCAGATCGCGCACGGTGTTGCGGTACTGCAGCGGCGTGAGGCGGCGCAGCGGCGCGGGTGCGACCTGCGGGATGCCGGTGTCGCACGCGACGGGCTCGCCGGGACCGCCGGGGCCGGGCCGCGGGCTCGAGCCGCTGGGACCCGCGGGGCCCCCGCCGAGATCGCCGGTGCACGCGCTCGCGAGCACGGCCGCGAGCAAGAGCGATGGACGTGGAAGCGCGGCGCTCATGAGGACAGCGTGCGCGAACTGCGCGGCGCGATCACTTACGGTTCGATCGCGCTGACACCGCCGAGGACTGCGACCGTGGTAGACAAGGTGCGATGCGCGCGTGGCTCCTCGCCGGCCTCGCAGGTCTGGCGCTCGGCTGTCGCACCGTGCCGGCGACGCAGGTGCTCGTCTTCTTCCACGCGGAGGACGAGCTCGCCGCCGAGGCGACCTCGATCCGCGTGCGCGTCGACACCGACGAGGGCAACGCGCTCGATCGCACCGATCCGCTGTCGCGAGACGGCGTGACGCACCTCGCGCGCGTTCCGCTCGTGCCGCGCGACGGAGATGCGAGCCGCCGCTTCCGCGTCTCGGGCGCGCTCCTCGACGCGCGCGGCGAGGTGCTCGTCGAGGTCTCCGCGGTCGGCGGGTACGTCAGCCACGAGCGACGCGAGCTGCACCTGTGGCTCGATCGCGAGTGCGTCGGGATCGAGCCGTGCGGCGACGGGCGCACCTGTCAGCTCGGCGTGTGCACCGGCGAGTGCTTCGAGCCGGGCCCGCTCGGCGACACCGCGCGCTCGCAGCCGCTCTGCGGCGAGTGCGAGACGTGCACGAGCGGCGCGTGCGCGCCGCGACGCGACGGCACGTCGTGCGGATGCGAGGGCGACACCTGTCAGGACGGGACGTGTCGCGCCGCGGTGCGCGTGCACAACGTGTTCGCGGGCGAGCTCCACACGTGCGCGACGACCGCGGGCGACGGGCTCTATTGCTGGGGCAGCGATCGCGCGGGGCAGACGTCGATCGGCGAGCAGCGCGCGGTGCCGACGCGCCTCGCCGCGAACCTCTGGTCGGTCGGTTCGTGCGGCACCGACTTCACGTGCGTGCTCGGCGTGTTCGGCGAGCGGCAGTGCTGGGGATGGAACGACGCCGGGCAGATCGGCGACGGCACGATGCGCGAGGAAGTGGTGGGGCCGACGGAAGTGACCGAGCCCGCGCTCGATCTGATCGACTCGGGGTGGAACCACACGTGCGGCATCGGCGAGGACGGGCGTCTCTACTGCTGGGGTGGCAACCGCAACGGCGAGGTGGGTGAGCAGGACATCGGTGGCGGCGTCGCGACACCGCGCCTGCTCGCGCCCGACGATCGCTTCCTGCAGATCGCGACCGGCGGGTTCCACGACTGCGCGCTGCGCACCGACGGTCGCGTCCTGTGCTGGGGCCTCAACGAGTCGGGCGAGGTCGGCACGGGGGACTTCGTCGATCGCACCGCGCCCACCGAGGTCGGCTGCATCGAAGGCGAGTGCGTCGACGACTGGATCTCCGTCGCAGCGGGTGATTTCCACACCTGCGCGATCCGCGGCGAAGGCGAGCTCTGGTGCTGGGGTGGCGGGCAGAACGGACAGCTCGGCACCGGGCCGATGTTGCTCGCGAACGTGGCGAGCCCGGTCGGGCCGATCGAAGGAGGCCCGTACGCGCTCGCGGCGGGAGGCGGCTCGCACACGTGCGCGATCACGTCGGAGGGCGCGCTCGCGTGCTGGGGCCGCAACGACTTCGGACAGGTCGGCATCGGCACCACCGATCAGAACAGTCGGCCGGCGGACGTCGTCGCGCCGGGGCGCGCAGCGTTCCGCGCGCTCGGGCTCGGGCGCGATCACACGTGCGCGATCCGCACCGACGAGACGCTGTGGTGCTGGGGCAGGAACACCGAGGACCAGCTCGGGCTCGGCGACGGCGCGGGCGATCGCGTGACGACGCCGCGACGCGTATGCTTCCCGCCGCCCGTGATCAGCGCACGTACGTCGGCTCGCTGAAGGTCGTGTCTTCGAGGTGGTACTCGAGCACGCGCCCGGCGCGTCGCGCCTCGCACGCGCCGTCCTCGACGAGCGCGGCGAGCGCTGCCTGGGCCGCGCGGAGCGGCGCGCCGACGGCCTCGGCGAGCTCCTTCGCGCTGCGCCCGCGATCCTCGGCGAGCGCCGCGAGGATCTTGTCGGCCAGCGAGCGACCCGCGCGCGGATCGGGGCACACCAGGCCGCGCTCGGCCTCGAGCCGCACGTGGCTTCCCTGTCGCTCGAGGTGCGCGATCCCGCCGAGCCACTCGCGCGCGCGGTGCAGCGCGACGTCGAGCGCGCCGCGATGGATCTCGGGCACGAACTCGAAGCCGTAGACGGCGCGGAAGCACTCTGCCTCGTCGAGCCCTCGAGGCCCGGCGAGGAGGAGCGTGGCGATGACGGTCTCCGCGCGCCCTTGATGTCGTCGCGACTGCTGCAGCGCGGGCACGCCGTCGAGGACGAGCGCGCGACCGAGGCGCACGACGCGGCGCGGCGCCGATGCACGATGCTGGAGCGCGTAGAGGATCGCGGACTCGGACGCGATGCCACGCGTCGTCGCGATGCCGTGGAGCGCGGGTGGGATCTCGGACGTCGCGCCGAGCAGGAACGACTCGAGCGGCGAGCCGTGCGGATCGCGCTGCGGATCGCAGGCGAGCACCAGCGCGTCGACGTCGTCGCGGAGGAACGGCGGGGCGCTCGCCGCGCGCGCCTGCAGCACACGCGTCGCGTCGTCGAAGCGCGCGCGGTCGCCCGACTCCGCCGCGTCGCACCACGCGTGGAGCGCGGCGGCGAGCTCGTCGCGCGCGAGCGAGGACGCGCTGCCTCCCGCGAGCGCGTGCTCGAACGCGAGCCACGCCCCGTGCGAAGTGACCGGCAGCGCGCCGAGCGCGCGCGTGATCCGGAGCGCGAGGTGCGCGTGCCCGCTCGCGCGGCGTGCTCGCGCGAGCACCAGGTGCGCGAGCGCCTCGCACAGCGGGATGCTCTCGGTGCGCGCCATGCGCGACGCGCGGCGCGCCGCCTTCACGCCCGACGCGACGTCGCCCGACGCGAGGCGCGCGAGCCCCGCGAGCGATGCCGCGTCGACCACGAGATCGGGCTGGCGTCGCTCCGACGCACGTGCGCCGCACGTCGTCGCGAGATCGAGCGCGAGCGCGTGGGCGCCCGAGAGCAAGGCGCGCCACGCGCCGATCAGCTCGGCAGCGACGTCGGGCGCGCCTTCGGTCGCGGCGGGTCGCGCGTCGGCGATCCGGTCGTCGAGCTCCGACACGCGCGCGGCGTCGAGCGCGAGCGCCGCGTGACGCGCGCTCGCCGCGAGCACCCGCACCGCGGATCCGCGATCGGCGTCGTCGGCGCTGCGGAGCCGGGATGGCGACATCGCGGCGACGCGCGCGTCACAGGTCACGCGATCACCGGCGAGCGCCGCGGCGATCGCGGCGCGATCGGCCTCGATGTGGGCGTCCGAGGGCATTGGTCGCGACCGCGGGCGAGGATACAATGGCGCGCGATGCGCTGGCTCCGTTCACGCCGCGCGAGCGCGTACGAGCCGCTCTCGGAGATCGCCAGCGGGGGCGTCGGGCGAGTCGAGCTGGTGCGTCGTCGCGAGGGATCCTTCGAGCGTCTCTACGCGCGCAAACGACTGCACGACGCGCACCGCGACGACGCGGAGTTCCGCACGATGTTCTTCGACGAGGCGCGCATCGCGGGCCTCGTGCGCCACGCGAACGTCGTCAGCGTGCTCGACGTCGGCGAGGACGACGAGGGGCCCTACCTCGTCATGGAGTACGTCGAGGGCGTGCCGGCCTCGGCGATCGTCCAGCACGCGATCGCGCGTCGCGCGGAGGTCCCGCTCCAGCTCGCGCTGCGCATCGGCATCGAAGCGGCGCGCGGCCTCCACGCCGCGCACGAGCTCACGGCGCCGAGCGGCGAGCCGCTCGCGCTCGTGCATCGCGACGTGTCGCCGCAGAACATCCTCGTCGGCTTCGACGGGGTCACGCGCGTGACCGACTTCGGCGTCGCGAAGGCGTTCGGTCGCACGACGCGCACCGCGACCGGCGTGCTCAAGGGCAAGCTCGGCTACATGGCGCCCGAGCAGCTGCGCTTCGAGGAGGTCGATCGCCGCGCCGATCTGTTCTCGCTCGGCATCGTGCTCTACGAGCTGCTCGCGGGACGACGCCTCTATCGCAACGTCGACGGACACGACGGAGTGCGACGCATCCTGCACGAGCCGCCGCCCGATCTCGGCGAGGTGCGCGCCGATGCGGCGCCGGAGCTCGTGGAGCTCGTGTTCTCGATGCTCGCGAAAGATCCGGCGCACCGGCCGCGCACTGCGCTGGAGGTCTCGCGCGTGCTCGACGACGTGCTCGCGGACGTCGTCGGGTCGGAGGGCAGGCTCGACGTCGGCGAGCACCTCCGCGAGGCGTTCGCGGGCGAGCTCCAGCGACAGCGGGAGCGATCGCGCGCACCGGCGCGCGCTGCGCTCTCGCGGGGGCCGCGCGCA includes:
- a CDS encoding helix-turn-helix domain-containing protein yields the protein MSERIFVSEDPSAASPPPSESAPYSAWAPSLALRAHVTRIHLCLEPIAAGEEIVERVLPDGTVHLAFTLGDPVPGPRGDDALDAEVHGASTAPVIIRMAGRVEQVGVHLRAGAIGHVLGVPAGELAGERVSLDALWGRAADEARERLAAVPHGRARVAVMEAILGERLRGVDASPHRAALAALQRIVEHGGREKVRDVAAHVGVGERRLEQLFHQHVGLSPKAACRLARFRAALALIRRGHAWSDVVIACGYVDQSHLVHDVRAFTGLTPGALRREFGFLQSAAGA
- a CDS encoding SDR family NAD(P)-dependent oxidoreductase, whose product is MTNEKVLRGRVAIVTGGSRGAGRGIALELGAAGATVYVTGRSTRESVPDVYRGIVELSGMSRMPGSVEETADDVTREGGRGIAVRCDHRDVDDVRALFARVMREQGRLDLLVNNAWGGHETFTKESLSAPFWEQPLAHWNGMFDGGLRCHVIASHVAAPIFLEQKRGLIVTTTFWDRDRYLRGNLFYDLAKASFNRLAFDLAEELRPHGVASVAVSPGWMRTELVLAGHHTTEERWRERPELASTESPRYLGRGVAALAADDDVMRKSGRVLCVGDLAREYGFTDVDGRVIPPFEIK
- a CDS encoding DUF1552 domain-containing protein; this encodes MSHRLHSGRRAFLVGLGGAIISLPLLEHTHGRAFAQGDAPKRFLTVFEHGGTISNMYRGWPNGDGGWRADGRGEGHGLDYWAPASTSEALELGPIHQDLAPWASKLLVLQGIDNRAGILQSQYADGGHGTANVTALTAASITNPGDEASSLGPSIDHVLAERLAAMQPARFSRIHLDVSGHQYGSPYFRAAGERVHGEPDPRAAFDSIFEGVTGDGEPDPALLRRIRRRRSVLDGALDQLARFRTRVTASDRAAIDAHLEHLRALERELDALETPPMCAPPDEIAEATRADVIGPLHVRIIVAALRCGLTNVANLEIADIITPWVGGTDWGYEIGHSLHHYAREIGPDGPSAGQHDQWVSEMLANRRWRMSLVRDLLEGLDDPTFLEGDATLLDNSLVLCTSEFSNGAVHVAYNVPILLAGSAGGYFRTGRNIDYDTAPGALEYTSRESTHNLFTSILHAFGGEDAHFGSEHAVHEGPLPELT
- a CDS encoding DUF1592 domain-containing protein, which codes for MSAALPRPSLLLAAVLASACTGDLGGGPAGPSGSSPRPGPGGPGEPVACDTGIPQVAPAPLRRLTPLQYRNTVRDLLGDPGYTPNVDDEAPVITERGVRQLRDAAELAIARRSSWSREIFPCDTSGAANDACASEFIDTFGARAFRRPLDDDDRSALLDAYRNALANDLTFGEAMEIVLEVILQSPEVVYFEEHGAPGATDATRPLSQYEVASRLSYFLWNTTPDDTLLGAARDGSLDAAGLRAQAERLLDDPRAEETLQSFFWEWLQLGGGRLHHALESTSKDETLYPEYDAELQAAMRTELEALVRDTFARGGSFEDLLTTRRAYVNGPLAAVYGVDGPTSADDWQWVELDPTQRAGLLTRAAFLTVFSSATVQSPIRRGVFVVEEVFCVELGTPPPNASDVVVDGGDDGDGLRTVRQDVTARTTSGTCSSCHSLINPVGFAFEHYDGIGRHRTEELTTGLPLDASGVVAGTDVDGAVRDAVELSTRIATSARARACFSNRWLERALGRVPARLDTCSMERISERFRESGSMRELVLAIVESDAFRYVNVGEVTP
- a CDS encoding RCC1 domain-containing protein, whose amino-acid sequence is MRAWLLAGLAGLALGCRTVPATQVLVFFHAEDELAAEATSIRVRVDTDEGNALDRTDPLSRDGVTHLARVPLVPRDGDASRRFRVSGALLDARGEVLVEVSAVGGYVSHERRELHLWLDRECVGIEPCGDGRTCQLGVCTGECFEPGPLGDTARSQPLCGECETCTSGACAPRRDGTSCGCEGDTCQDGTCRAAVRVHNVFAGELHTCATTAGDGLYCWGSDRAGQTSIGEQRAVPTRLAANLWSVGSCGTDFTCVLGVFGERQCWGWNDAGQIGDGTMREEVVGPTEVTEPALDLIDSGWNHTCGIGEDGRLYCWGGNRNGEVGEQDIGGGVATPRLLAPDDRFLQIATGGFHDCALRTDGRVLCWGLNESGEVGTGDFVDRTAPTEVGCIEGECVDDWISVAAGDFHTCAIRGEGELWCWGGGQNGQLGTGPMLLANVASPVGPIEGGPYALAAGGGSHTCAITSEGALACWGRNDFGQVGIGTTDQNSRPADVVAPGRAAFRALGLGRDHTCAIRTDETLWCWGRNTEDQLGLGDGAGDRVTTPRRVCFPPPVISARTSAR
- a CDS encoding serine/threonine-protein kinase — its product is MRWLRSRRASAYEPLSEIASGGVGRVELVRRREGSFERLYARKRLHDAHRDDAEFRTMFFDEARIAGLVRHANVVSVLDVGEDDEGPYLVMEYVEGVPASAIVQHAIARRAEVPLQLALRIGIEAARGLHAAHELTAPSGEPLALVHRDVSPQNILVGFDGVTRVTDFGVAKAFGRTTRTATGVLKGKLGYMAPEQLRFEEVDRRADLFSLGIVLYELLAGRRLYRNVDGHDGVRRILHEPPPDLGEVRADAAPELVELVFSMLAKDPAHRPRTALEVSRVLDDVLADVVGSEGRLDVGEHLREAFAGELQRQRERSRAPARAALSRGPRAALTASVVAGVIAAAISVWASLTPDDEQRAETTPIVPAAAAPVAAPAPVPVIEAAPPAVHDSAQADVAEEAPAAPTTRSRRAARTPRRTASGAGSSKIPMWEWE